The Methanobacterium lacus genome includes a region encoding these proteins:
- a CDS encoding TrmB family transcriptional regulator, giving the protein MNRNTVTALKNLGLSDYEIKAYVANISLVSATASEISLASNVPRSKIYEVLKSLAKKDFVEIESGKPLKFNAIPPHEIIGKSRKQFNENLDEAEAELNQIYEKQIPNVPAPLWLIHGPDKILKKEVEIISRAKKSIYIIAGLLFKDEIPDLKDSLDKAINRGVHVKIILSPFYNDGGDVDLECIRGLECEIKTLNVPLVKVIIRDDKEMLMGVAKIEDKKIMSSSAIGIWNQYTELVEAIEGLYNFIWTTELFNKP; this is encoded by the coding sequence GTGAACAGAAACACTGTAACAGCCCTTAAAAATTTAGGGCTTTCAGATTATGAGATTAAGGCATACGTGGCCAACATATCCCTTGTAAGTGCTACTGCGTCAGAGATAAGTTTAGCATCAAACGTGCCCAGATCAAAGATATACGAAGTGTTAAAGAGTCTTGCAAAAAAGGATTTTGTTGAAATTGAAAGTGGAAAACCTTTAAAATTTAACGCAATTCCCCCACATGAGATCATAGGAAAATCCAGAAAACAGTTCAACGAAAATCTCGATGAAGCAGAAGCTGAACTCAACCAGATCTACGAGAAACAGATCCCAAATGTTCCAGCACCACTCTGGTTGATACACGGTCCTGATAAAATTTTAAAGAAGGAAGTTGAAATTATTTCCCGGGCCAAGAAATCCATATACATCATTGCAGGTCTGCTTTTTAAGGATGAAATCCCAGATCTTAAAGACAGCTTAGATAAAGCAATTAATAGGGGAGTGCACGTTAAAATAATACTATCCCCATTTTACAACGATGGTGGAGATGTTGATCTAGAGTGTATACGTGGGTTAGAATGTGAAATTAAAACCTTGAATGTTCCCCTTGTTAAGGTGATCATTAGGGATGATAAGGAAATGCTAATGGGTGTCGCTAAAATTGAAGACAAAAAAATCATGTCAAGTTCAGCCATAGGAATATGGAATCAATACACAGAACTCGTTGAAGCTATAGAAGGTCTCTACAATTTCATCTGGACAACTGAACTCTTTAACAAACCCTAA
- a CDS encoding DUF4013 domain-containing protein yields the protein MKIGEIVKDSLKYPFSDWKKFLIFGILVMFNSLNAIFQSLGMDRLLISMLGIIGLLFGVLVFGYEIRILKLSLNGVAKLPPFNDWFDIIINGIFVIVVAIAYSIPLIMILMFGGLSLGLTIGSIGTNGATIFLVILIAIIFLYLIIISPIFLMSLANMAFYNDDLGAAFKFRDIFYKISNIGWGNLIIWYITIAIICMGILFLGAVIEVFFNLIGLKVIGVVLIPLIVLPYLSIYIFRSVALFYLSEDQGFLECEKCGGYYELQPGESLEDFEKCQCGGELKYNKQPDKRDNRSFIENLKSLNKKQGLIIVGILALIIGMPFIFAQHMPQHIITTNSTLIGTYNVSNLNNPNSVGTFVVIPPGTTNIKVEYNLSWTPAKTGANGFDITGYNTNITGWDSLPDNKNVIYNKGISLFENGQNKTGTLNLDGNTIRSLVISGNGVNGTVKIYAIKTKFTLWS from the coding sequence ATGAAAATAGGTGAAATAGTAAAAGATTCTTTGAAATATCCGTTTTCGGATTGGAAGAAATTTTTGATTTTTGGAATTCTTGTAATGTTTAATTCTTTAAATGCTATTTTTCAGTCATTAGGTATGGATAGGCTCTTAATATCTATGTTGGGTATTATTGGGTTGTTATTTGGGGTATTGGTATTTGGTTATGAGATTAGAATTTTGAAATTATCGTTGAATGGGGTGGCAAAACTTCCACCATTTAATGATTGGTTTGATATTATCATAAATGGTATATTTGTGATTGTAGTTGCTATTGCCTATTCAATTCCTTTGATTATGATTTTAATGTTTGGTGGATTATCTTTAGGATTAACCATAGGAAGTATAGGAACAAATGGTGCTACTATATTTCTTGTAATTTTAATTGCAATTATATTTTTATACTTGATCATAATTTCCCCTATATTTTTGATGTCACTTGCAAATATGGCATTTTACAACGACGATCTAGGAGCAGCATTTAAATTTCGTGATATTTTCTATAAAATCTCCAACATTGGTTGGGGTAATTTAATAATATGGTATATAACTATTGCAATTATTTGTATGGGTATATTGTTTTTAGGGGCTGTAATTGAAGTTTTTTTCAATTTAATCGGCCTAAAAGTTATAGGTGTTGTTTTAATTCCATTAATTGTGCTTCCATACTTGAGCATTTACATTTTTAGATCAGTGGCATTATTCTACTTATCTGAAGATCAAGGATTTTTAGAATGTGAGAAATGTGGAGGATACTATGAACTCCAACCTGGCGAGTCTTTAGAAGACTTCGAAAAATGCCAATGTGGTGGTGAATTAAAATATAATAAACAACCAGATAAACGTGATAATCGAAGCTTCATAGAAAATTTAAAATCTCTTAACAAGAAACAGGGCTTAATAATTGTTGGAATTTTAGCTCTAATTATTGGAATGCCATTTATATTCGCACAACACATGCCACAACACATAATAACGACAAACAGTACATTAATAGGGACTTATAATGTAAGTAATCTAAATAATCCAAATTCAGTTGGAACATTTGTTGTTATACCTCCCGGAACTACAAACATTAAAGTAGAATATAATTTATCTTGGACTCCAGCAAAAACAGGCGCTAATGGTTTTGATATAACTGGATATAATACCAATATAACTGGTTGGGACTCATTACCTGATAATAAAAATGTAATTTACAATAAGGGTATTTCCTTATTTGAAAATGGACAAAATAAAACTGGCACTTTAAATTTAGATGGTAATACAATTAGAAGCCTTGTAATTAGTGGAAATGGAGTTAATGGTACTGTCAAAATTTATGCAATCAAAACAAAATTCACACTTTGGAGTTAA
- a CDS encoding SHOCT-like domain-containing protein — translation MSKNVADERIQILGMVEEGKITAAEGMELLNALEENNAEIVPKTEAKWLKVRVKTMDEEKTKVNVNIPIALVDVGLKLAKNYDPKLKDSGLDKIDIEEIVEAVKNGAEGKIVDVEDEESQTNVQVYVE, via the coding sequence ATGTCAAAAAATGTAGCAGATGAAAGAATACAAATATTAGGAATGGTAGAAGAAGGAAAAATAACAGCAGCAGAAGGAATGGAACTATTAAATGCCCTTGAAGAAAACAATGCAGAAATAGTACCTAAAACTGAAGCTAAATGGTTAAAAGTTCGTGTTAAAACCATGGACGAAGAAAAAACCAAGGTAAACGTCAACATACCAATAGCACTGGTTGATGTGGGACTCAAACTTGCAAAAAACTACGATCCCAAACTCAAGGACTCCGGACTCGACAAGATCGACATCGAAGAAATTGTTGAAGCAGTGAAAAATGGAGCCGAAGGAAAGATCGTGGATGTGGAAGACGAAGAATCCCAAACCAATGTACAGGTCTACGTAGAATAA
- a CDS encoding DUF4013 domain-containing protein, with the protein MAVLGIMGFVVLLLVNGYGFRIIKSSLNGSNELPNFNQWLEMLKNGAKILIVGIVYLIPIAIFTLIFYEYYFGYTVAGMLVGSPLAILTSIIDHISISFLQSKLFHILTVKDFSLIIVLAYYIIIIPIYYVTIANLANNGGKLRKAFNLGEILEKTRKIGFKKISIFYLIIIPVLVASWLKNLNLVYLIVLTLIVSSYLKIFLSMFVGLIYIDTIQKEI; encoded by the coding sequence TTGGCTGTACTAGGAATAATGGGATTTGTAGTTTTGTTATTAGTAAACGGTTACGGTTTTAGAATAATAAAAAGTTCTCTAAATGGTTCAAATGAACTTCCAAATTTTAATCAGTGGTTAGAGATGCTTAAAAACGGTGCTAAAATATTGATAGTAGGTATAGTTTATTTAATTCCCATTGCAATTTTCACGTTAATATTTTATGAGTATTACTTTGGTTATACAGTGGCTGGAATGTTGGTGGGATCTCCATTAGCCATTCTAACATCTATAATTGACCATATATCAATCTCTTTTTTACAGAGTAAACTGTTTCATATTTTAACAGTGAAAGATTTCTCCCTTATAATTGTACTAGCATATTATATCATTATCATTCCAATATACTACGTAACTATAGCCAATTTGGCAAATAATGGCGGTAAATTAAGAAAAGCATTTAACTTAGGTGAAATACTTGAAAAAACAAGGAAAATAGGATTTAAAAAAATTTCTATCTTTTATTTAATCATAATTCCCGTACTAGTTGCATCCTGGTTGAAAAATCTAAATCTTGTATACCTAATAGTTCTAACATTAATTGTGAGTTCCTATTTGAAAATATTCCTTTCCATGTTTGTAGGATTGATCTACATCGATACTATCCAAAAGGAAATCTAA
- a CDS encoding DUF2089 domain-containing protein — protein sequence MKREVPGHCPICGGETKVTEIHCRKCDTTIQGKFDLCKFCKFTEQQKYFVEVFIKNRGNIKEIEKELGISYPTVRNKLDEVIHALGHKVEKQTVNQKEILEKLSKGEISKNEALKLLKE from the coding sequence ATGAAGCGTGAAGTACCAGGACACTGCCCAATATGCGGCGGTGAAACTAAAGTTACAGAAATACACTGCAGAAAATGCGACACAACCATCCAAGGGAAATTTGACCTGTGCAAATTCTGCAAATTCACAGAACAACAAAAATACTTCGTGGAAGTATTCATAAAAAACAGGGGAAACATCAAGGAAATAGAAAAGGAACTGGGAATATCCTACCCCACAGTAAGAAACAAACTCGATGAAGTGATCCATGCCTTGGGCCACAAAGTTGAAAAACAAACTGTAAACCAAAAAGAAATATTAGAAAAACTCAGTAAAGGCGAAATAAGTAAAAATGAAGCATTAAAACTACTCAAAGAGTAA
- a CDS encoding SHOCT-like domain-containing protein, whose amino-acid sequence MSKNESEERLQILEMVEVGQISASEAMTLLDALEILRTKGGF is encoded by the coding sequence ATGTCCAAAAATGAATCAGAGGAAAGGCTTCAAATCTTGGAAATGGTTGAAGTGGGACAGATCAGTGCATCTGAAGCAATGACACTCTTAGATGCTCTGGAGATCTTAAGAACAAAGGGAGGATTTTAA
- a CDS encoding LemA family protein: MDVSYIILGIIILIVIYIVYSYNRLIAMRNMVDTAYSNIDTLLQKRFDLVPNLVNTVKGYMTHERELLEEVSRARSDWMTASTIQENAGADNVAASALKSIFAVAENYPDLKANKNFLLLQEELVGIENKIAYARQRYNRTVLDLNNAVQQFPTNITAQFFKFQTREYFEVESNKIREAPNVKIFDGEN; the protein is encoded by the coding sequence ATGGATGTTTCATATATTATACTGGGCATAATAATCTTGATTGTTATTTACATAGTTTACAGCTATAATCGACTCATTGCAATGAGAAATATGGTTGATACTGCCTACTCCAATATAGATACTCTGCTCCAGAAACGGTTTGATCTTGTCCCCAATCTTGTGAACACAGTCAAAGGTTACATGACACATGAACGCGAACTTCTCGAAGAAGTTAGCAGGGCTAGAAGTGATTGGATGACTGCCTCTACCATACAGGAAAATGCAGGTGCAGATAATGTCGCAGCAAGTGCCTTAAAATCCATATTTGCAGTGGCAGAAAACTACCCTGACCTTAAAGCCAATAAAAATTTTTTACTTCTGCAGGAAGAACTGGTGGGAATTGAAAATAAAATAGCATATGCAAGGCAGCGCTACAACAGAACGGTTTTAGATTTAAATAATGCCGTACAGCAGTTTCCCACCAACATAACAGCTCAATTTTTCAAATTCCAAACCCGTGAATATTTTGAAGTGGAATCAAACAAAATACGTGAAGCTCCAAACGTAAAAATTTTCGATGGTGAAAATTGA
- a CDS encoding tetratricopeptide repeat protein produces the protein MYENKGCCDELIIFINELLKSHPDNGLVWHKKGFYLDKMDKEEDAKNSFKKALECYNVEIEENPNKYAVWANKGVILFILEKYDEAMPCFERSLKLNQYYAYAWKHMGSCYGVMGKNDEALKCFDEAIKISPDDHEIWIDKGIALKNKNDYYKATACFNRALDFKAENTRAYYNKVFVFETLKEYEEALKVCDQIIKIDPSSYAWYLKGIIYGRMRRYREALESFDESLKLKPDDIILLNLKGNTFKYIKKYQEALDCFDNAIVLDPEDYNAYLNKSYVFEKLKDFKQALKNVDKAFELEPENNWVLGQKGYLLDEIGKTDESTVFLENALKYTLKEVEENPDEPYAWANKASDLVNLKRYQEALKAINKSLEFDPEYDWAIDFKGHILRKLQCYTDSMDYLDKAFNLDPDNSQNRYEKGRALCGLNQFDEALNLFNKSIELDPTNESAICAKGVIFKQTGKLDKSKEYFENCLEINPYFQPAKKNLNELKSMTEGQK, from the coding sequence ATGTACGAAAATAAAGGATGTTGTGATGAATTAATAATATTTATAAATGAACTGCTAAAATCACATCCAGATAATGGTTTAGTTTGGCATAAAAAAGGATTCTATTTGGATAAAATGGATAAAGAGGAAGATGCAAAGAACTCCTTTAAAAAAGCATTGGAATGCTACAACGTTGAAATTGAAGAAAATCCAAATAAATATGCGGTATGGGCCAATAAAGGAGTTATACTATTCATTTTAGAGAAATATGATGAAGCTATGCCCTGTTTTGAAAGATCTTTAAAATTGAATCAATACTATGCCTACGCATGGAAACATATGGGGTCTTGCTACGGAGTAATGGGTAAAAATGATGAAGCCTTAAAATGTTTTGATGAAGCTATAAAAATAAGTCCTGATGATCATGAAATATGGATAGACAAAGGTATTGCATTAAAAAATAAAAATGACTACTACAAGGCCACTGCTTGTTTTAATAGGGCATTGGATTTTAAAGCCGAAAATACTAGGGCCTACTATAACAAAGTCTTTGTTTTTGAAACCTTAAAAGAATATGAAGAAGCATTGAAAGTTTGTGATCAAATAATAAAAATTGATCCATCAAGTTATGCATGGTACTTAAAAGGTATAATTTACGGAAGAATGCGAAGATATAGAGAAGCATTAGAATCTTTTGATGAATCATTGAAGCTAAAACCTGATGACATCATCTTACTAAATCTTAAAGGTAACACCTTTAAATATATAAAAAAATATCAAGAAGCCTTGGACTGCTTCGACAATGCAATAGTACTTGATCCTGAAGATTATAATGCATATTTAAATAAATCATATGTTTTTGAAAAATTAAAAGATTTTAAACAGGCATTAAAAAATGTGGACAAAGCATTTGAACTTGAACCAGAAAATAATTGGGTTTTAGGACAAAAGGGATATTTGCTTGATGAAATAGGGAAAACTGATGAATCAACTGTTTTTTTGGAAAATGCTCTTAAATATACCTTGAAAGAAGTGGAAGAAAATCCCGATGAACCTTATGCATGGGCAAATAAAGCTAGTGATTTGGTAAACCTTAAAAGATATCAAGAAGCCTTAAAAGCAATTAATAAGTCATTAGAGTTTGACCCTGAATATGATTGGGCAATAGACTTTAAGGGCCATATCTTAAGAAAACTGCAATGTTACACTGATTCCATGGACTACTTAGATAAGGCATTCAATTTAGACCCTGACAATTCTCAAAATCGTTATGAAAAGGGCAGGGCACTTTGCGGACTTAATCAATTCGATGAGGCTCTAAATTTATTTAATAAATCTATTGAATTAGATCCAACAAATGAAAGTGCAATATGTGCTAAAGGTGTTATCTTCAAACAAACTGGAAAACTAGATAAATCTAAAGAATACTTCGAGAATTGTCTAGAAATAAATCCATACTTTCAACCTGCAAAAAAAAATCTGAATGAACTTAAGAGTATGACCGAGGGCCAAAAATGA
- a CDS encoding SOUL family heme-binding protein, translating to MVETLAYEVEKKDGDFEIRSYGDHILAHVDVEAPFDEAMSMGFKVLAHYIFGGNKKRSSIDMTAPVEEEKRNSEKIPMTSPVTEESLMESEKIKMTTPVTEEKTGNIHRISFVMPSNYTMEALPEPEDEKIKFEEIKAEKMAVLRFKGRVKENLANEKIEEMKNWLKENNIQAKSNFVVAQYNNPAVPSFFRRNEIMVDI from the coding sequence ATGGTTGAAACCTTGGCATACGAAGTTGAGAAGAAGGATGGAGATTTTGAGATAAGAAGCTATGGTGATCATATACTGGCCCATGTAGATGTAGAAGCACCATTTGATGAGGCCATGAGTATGGGGTTTAAAGTACTTGCACACTACATCTTCGGAGGTAACAAGAAACGTTCAAGTATAGATATGACTGCTCCTGTTGAAGAGGAAAAGAGGAACTCTGAAAAGATTCCAATGACCTCACCTGTAACAGAAGAGTCCCTGATGGAATCTGAAAAGATCAAAATGACCACACCAGTAACCGAAGAAAAAACTGGAAATATCCACAGAATATCATTTGTAATGCCATCAAACTACACCATGGAAGCTCTGCCCGAACCTGAAGATGAAAAAATAAAATTTGAAGAAATCAAAGCAGAAAAAATGGCAGTGCTGAGGTTTAAGGGCAGGGTTAAAGAGAACTTGGCCAACGAAAAAATTGAAGAAATGAAAAACTGGTTGAAGGAAAATAATATTCAAGCAAAATCAAACTTCGTAGTGGCACAGTACAACAACCCAGCAGTACCAAGTTTCTTTAGACGAAATGAAATAATGGTGGACATCTAA
- a CDS encoding M48 family metallopeptidase: protein MDPIYSNIAANKRWTYLFFLFYALMLGAIGYTMGIYFGYPIFGIGIAALVFILAFLVSYYGGQGMVTRMAGAKEVSHDDEPYLYNTVDALSIAAGIPMPKLYMINTDIPNAFAAGRSSKNSSITVTKGLLETLDRLELEGVIAHEISHIKNYDVLLSTVAIVLAGTIVFLGFTVRYSAYGGLFRGAKGQNNPAGIAILVILVLLIILAPIFAQLLKFAISRKREFLADASGADLTGYPEGLASALEKISTMQKPKSKIQNDALNSIYIVSPAIGKKGFSNLYSTHPPTGERVKRLREMEFIDQKHVKPEAANNTSTNQESNSNNMGFVAESAHTPENKAGNGYLVCNKCEGYYELQPGESPDDFTDECECGGKLEYRDSL from the coding sequence ATGGATCCTATTTACTCAAACATAGCTGCCAATAAAAGATGGACATATCTTTTCTTTTTATTTTATGCCCTAATGTTAGGTGCAATAGGATATACCATGGGAATTTATTTTGGTTATCCTATTTTTGGTATAGGGATAGCAGCCCTTGTTTTTATCTTAGCTTTCCTAGTCAGTTACTATGGTGGTCAGGGCATGGTAACAAGGATGGCTGGTGCTAAGGAAGTATCTCATGATGATGAACCCTACCTCTACAACACCGTTGATGCCCTGAGTATAGCAGCAGGCATTCCAATGCCCAAACTGTACATGATAAATACTGATATACCCAATGCATTTGCTGCAGGTCGTAGCTCAAAAAATTCCAGTATCACAGTTACCAAGGGACTTCTGGAGACACTCGACAGATTGGAGCTTGAAGGTGTTATTGCCCATGAGATCTCACACATCAAAAATTATGATGTTTTACTTTCCACAGTAGCAATTGTTCTAGCAGGGACCATAGTGTTTTTAGGATTTACAGTGCGTTACTCAGCTTACGGAGGATTGTTCCGGGGGGCTAAAGGTCAGAACAACCCAGCAGGAATTGCTATTTTGGTTATTTTAGTCCTTCTAATTATCCTTGCGCCAATATTTGCCCAGCTTCTTAAGTTTGCAATTTCTAGAAAACGTGAATTTCTTGCAGATGCTTCCGGAGCTGATCTCACTGGCTATCCAGAAGGTCTTGCAAGTGCCCTTGAAAAGATCAGCACCATGCAAAAACCCAAAAGCAAGATCCAAAACGATGCCCTAAACAGCATATACATAGTCAGCCCTGCAATTGGAAAAAAAGGATTTAGCAACCTATATTCAACCCATCCCCCTACAGGAGAACGTGTGAAGAGACTCCGTGAAATGGAATTTATTGACCAAAAACATGTGAAACCAGAAGCCGCTAATAACACATCCACAAATCAAGAAAGCAATTCAAACAATATGGGTTTTGTTGCTGAATCTGCACACACACCTGAAAATAAGGCTGGAAATGGATATTTGGTCTGTAATAAATGTGAAGGATATTATGAACTTCAACCCGGTGAAAGTCCAGATGATTTCACTGATGAATGTGAATGTGGGGGTAAACTGGAATATCGGGATAGTCTATAA
- a CDS encoding ABC transporter permease produces the protein MENENFKAMVSNIARKGFKNKQTLGFAVVAPLIVLIVLGYMVTMAGYTEPVKIGVINNDKGIGNFSAATSIVNEIKNQENVTVLYINEADVKNDLDDKTITAAVTFPENFTTSLAKNNADLNIELEGTDQTANMLVSKAVSTSVSTVAAKTTNQTSPLKINVDNLYGNGLDFTDLFMYRFMTIVTLVLSVLLGLFSIMGDKETEVFKNRAATPIKTVFAYITGLSVFALILALITLAFGIYALGLTIVGNTGAAALLMFLIAMVGLSLGVLIASITRTRTQGMGLFGLLLILQIVFSGTFVPVSKFNSLTQLISYSLPLTYSLDSMKSIFIKGFTLGEVGTDITALIIIFAVALILSMIGLKTVQGTGNGK, from the coding sequence ATGGAAAATGAAAATTTTAAAGCTATGGTGTCAAACATCGCGAGAAAAGGGTTTAAAAACAAACAAACCCTTGGATTTGCGGTGGTAGCACCATTAATTGTTTTAATTGTACTTGGATACATGGTAACTATGGCAGGGTACACTGAGCCTGTTAAAATTGGGGTGATAAACAATGATAAGGGTATTGGTAATTTTAGCGCCGCAACAAGCATAGTTAACGAAATAAAAAACCAGGAAAATGTAACTGTGCTCTACATAAATGAAGCTGATGTGAAAAACGACCTTGATGATAAGACCATAACAGCTGCGGTAACGTTTCCTGAAAATTTCACAACGAGCCTGGCTAAAAATAATGCAGACCTTAACATAGAACTTGAGGGAACAGATCAAACAGCCAACATGCTCGTGAGTAAAGCTGTGAGCACATCTGTATCCACAGTCGCTGCAAAGACAACCAACCAAACATCACCTTTAAAAATAAACGTTGATAATTTGTATGGGAATGGTTTGGATTTCACAGATCTCTTCATGTACAGGTTCATGACAATAGTCACATTGGTACTATCAGTACTCTTAGGTTTGTTCTCTATAATGGGAGATAAAGAAACAGAGGTCTTTAAAAACAGAGCTGCAACGCCTATTAAAACTGTGTTTGCCTACATCACGGGACTCAGCGTATTTGCTTTGATTCTCGCGCTAATTACCTTGGCATTCGGAATCTATGCATTGGGACTCACAATTGTTGGTAACACAGGAGCTGCGGCCCTTTTAATGTTCCTAATTGCAATGGTCGGACTGTCCCTAGGTGTATTAATAGCATCAATCACAAGGACCAGAACACAGGGTATGGGTCTATTCGGACTTTTACTCATTCTTCAGATTGTGTTCAGCGGTACATTTGTTCCAGTGAGCAAGTTTAACAGTCTCACACAGTTAATATCCTACTCACTACCATTAACCTACAGTCTGGACTCCATGAAAAGCATATTTATCAAGGGATTCACACTTGGAGAAGTTGGAACAGATATAACTGCACTAATTATAATATTCGCAGTTGCACTGATACTATCCATGATAGGATTAAAAACAGTTCAAGGAACCGGAAATGGAAAATAA